From the genome of Vigna unguiculata chloroplast, complete genome, one region includes:
- the ndhE gene encoding NADH-plastoquinone oxidoreductase subunit 4L gives MIFEHALVLSAYLFSIGIYGLITSRNMVRALMCLELILNAVNINLVTFSDFFDRRQLKGNIFSIFVIAVAAAEAAIGPAIVSSIYRNRKSTRINQSNLLNK, from the coding sequence ATGATATTCGAGCATGCACTTGTTTTGAGTGCTTATTTATTTTCTATAGGTATCTATGGATTGATCACGAGCCGAAATATGGTTAGAGCCCTTATGTGTCTTGAACTTATACTAAATGCAGTTAATATAAATCTCGTAACCTTTTCTGATTTTTTTGATAGGCGGCAATTAAAAGGAAATATTTTTTCAATTTTTGTTATAGCTGTTGCAGCCGCTGAAGCAGCTATCGGACCGGCTATTGTTTCCTCAATATATCGTAATAGAAAATCAACCCGTATCAATCAATCAAATTTGTTGAATAAATAG
- the ndhG gene encoding NADH-plastoquinone oxidoreductase subunit 6 has translation MDLSESLHDFILIFLGSGLILGSLGVVFFTNPIFSAFSLGLVLVCVSLFYILSNSHFVAASQLLIYVGAINVLIIFAVMFMNGSDYYQNFRVWTVGDGITLMVCTSIFLSQITTILDTSWHGIIWTTRPNQILEQDLISTSQQIGIHLSTDFFLPFELISIILLVALIGAIFVARQ, from the coding sequence ATGGATTTGTCCGAATCGCTACATGATTTTATTTTAATCTTTCTTGGATCAGGTCTCATATTAGGAAGTCTAGGAGTAGTATTCTTTACGAATCCGATTTTTTCTGCTTTTTCATTGGGACTAGTTCTTGTTTGTGTATCTTTATTCTATATTTTATCAAACTCCCATTTCGTAGCTGCCTCACAGCTACTTATTTACGTGGGCGCTATAAATGTTTTAATAATATTTGCTGTGATGTTTATGAATGGTTCGGACTATTACCAAAATTTTCGTGTTTGGACCGTTGGGGATGGAATTACTTTGATGGTTTGTACCAGTATCTTTCTTTCACAAATAACTACTATTCTAGATACATCATGGCACGGAATTATTTGGACGACAAGACCCAATCAGATTTTAGAGCAAGATTTGATAAGTACTAGTCAACAAATTGGAATTCATTTATCAACAGATTTTTTTCTCCCATTTGAACTAATTTCAATAATTCTTTTAGTTGCTTTAATAGGTGCAATTTTTGTGGCTCGCCAATAA
- the ndhI gene encoding NADH-plastoquinone oxidoreductase subunit I, producing MFLMVTEFINYSEQIIRAARYIGQGLMITLSHANRLPVTIQYPYEKIISSERFRGRIHFEFDKCIACEVCVRVCPIDLPIVDWKLETDIRKKRLLNYSIDFGICIFCGNCIEYCPTNCLSMTEEYELSTYDRHELNYNLIALGRLPVSVIDDYTIRTIQIK from the coding sequence ATGTTCCTTATGGTAACTGAATTCATAAATTATAGTGAACAAATAATACGAGCTGCTAGATATATTGGTCAAGGTCTCATGATTACCTTATCGCACGCAAATAGGTTACCCGTAACTATTCAATATCCTTATGAAAAAATAATCTCATCAGAACGTTTTCGCGGTCGAATACATTTTGAATTTGATAAATGCATTGCTTGTGAAGTATGTGTTCGTGTCTGTCCTATAGATCTACCCATTGTTGATTGGAAACTAGAAACTGATATTCGAAAAAAACGGTTGCTTAATTACAGTATTGATTTTGGAATCTGTATATTTTGTGGTAACTGTATTGAATATTGTCCAACAAATTGTTTATCAATGACCGAAGAATATGAACTGTCAACTTATGATCGCCACGAATTGAATTATAATCTAATTGCTTTGGGTCGTTTACCGGTATCAGTAATTGATGATTATACAATTCGAACAATTCAAATAAAATGA
- the ndhA gene encoding NADH-plastoquinone oxidoreductase subunit 1 codes for MIIDLTEIQDIHFFFRLQFLKEIYGILWVFVPIFILILGITISVLAIVWLEREISAGIQQRIGPEYTGPFGVLQALADGTKLLFKENLIPSRGDIRLFSFGPSISVISIIISYSVIPFGYNFVLSDLNIGVFLWIAISSIAPIGLLMSGYGSNNKYSFLGGLRAAAQSISYEIPLTLCVLSISLLSNSLSTVDIVDAQSKYGFWGWNLWRQPMGFLVFLISSLAECERLPFDLPEAEEELIAGYQTEYSGIKFGLFYVASYLNLFVSSLFVTVLYFGGSNFSIPYIFVSNFFQINKTYGVFVTIIGIFITLVKTYLFIFVSITTRWTLPRLRIDQLLNLGWKFLLPISLGNLLLTTSSQLFSL; via the exons ATGATAATTGATTTAACAGAAATACAAGATATACATTTTTTTTTCAGATTGCAATTTTTGAAAGAGATATATGGAATTCTTTGGGTATTTGTGCCTATTTTTATTTTGATATTAGGAATTACTATAAGTGTACTAGCAATTGTATGGTTAGAAAGAGAAATATCTGCAGGGATACAACAGCGTATTGGACCTGAATACACCGGTCCTTTTGGAGTTCTTCAAGCTCTAGCAGACGGAACAAAATTACTTTTTAAAGAGAATCTTATTCCATCTAGAGGAGATATTCGTTTATTTAGTTTCGGCCCATCTATCTCAGTCATATCCATTATAATAAGCTATTCAGTAATTCCTTTTGGCTATAACTTTGTTTTATCTGATCTGAATATTGGTGTTTTTTTATGGATTGCTATTTCGAGTATTGCCCCCATTGGACTTCTTATGTCAGGATATGGGTCAAATAATAAATATTCCTTTTTGGGTGGTCTACGAGCAGCTGCTCAATCAATTAGTTATGAAATACCATTAACTCTATGTGTGTTATCGATATCTCTA TTATCTAACAGTTTAAGTACAGTTGATATAGTTGATGCACAATCCAAATATGGTTTTTGGGGATGGAATTTGTGGCGGCAACCTATGGGTTTCCTCGTTTTTCTAATCTCTTCCCTAGCAGAATGTGAAAGATTACCTTTTGATTTACCAGAAGCGGAAGAAGAACTAATAGCGGGTTATCAAACCGAATATTCCGGTATCAAATTTGGTTTATTTTATGTTGCTTCCTATTTAAACCTATTCGTTTCTTCCTTATTTGTAACAGTTCTTTATTTTGGTGGTTCAAATTTCTCTATTCCGTACATCTTCGTTTCTAATTTTTTTCAAATAAATAAAACATACGGAGTTTTTGTAACGATAATTGGTATCTTTATTACACTAGTTAAAACTTATTTATTCATATTCGTTTCTATCACAACAAGATGGACTTTGCCTAGGCTACGAATAGATCAATTATTAAATCTTGGGTGGAAGTTTCTTTTACCCATTTCTCTTGGTAATCTATTATTAACAACGTCGTCTCAACTGTTTTCACTGTAA
- the ndhH gene encoding NADH-plastoquinone oxidoreductase subunit 7, whose protein sequence is MNISTKRKDFMIVNMGPHHPSMHGVLRLIVTLDGEDVIDCEPILGYLHRGMEKIAENRTIIQYLPYVTRWDYLATMFTEAITVNGPEQLGNIQVPKRASYIRVIMLELSRIASHLLWLGPFMADIGAQTPFFYIFRERELIYDLFEAATGMRMMHNFFRIGGVATDLPYGWIDKCYDFCDYFLTSIAEYQKLITRNPIFLERVEGVGVVDVKEVINWGLSGPMLRASGIQWDLRKVDNYECYEEFHWEVQWQKEGDSLARYLVRIGEMIESIKIIQQALEGLPGGPYENLEIRCFDREKEPEWNEFEYRFISKKSSPSFELPKQELYVRVEAPKGELGIFLIGDQNGFPWRWKIHPPGFINLQILPQLVKRMKLADIMTILGSIDIIMGEVDR, encoded by the coding sequence CACGGTGTTCTTAGACTTATTGTTACTCTAGATGGTGAGGATGTTATTGATTGTGAACCGATATTGGGTTATTTACACAGAGGAATGGAAAAAATAGCGGAAAACCGAACAATTATACAATATCTGCCTTATGTAACACGTTGGGACTATTTAGCTACAATGTTCACAGAAGCAATAACTGTAAATGGACCAGAACAGTTGGGAAATATTCAAGTACCTAAAAGAGCCAGCTATATCCGAGTAATAATGTTGGAGTTAAGCCGTATAGCTTCTCACCTACTATGGCTAGGACCTTTTATGGCAGATATTGGTGCACAAACACCTTTTTTCTATATTTTCAGAGAAAGAGAATTAATATATGATCTATTTGAAGCTGCCACAGGTATGAGAATGATGCATAATTTTTTTCGTATCGGAGGGGTAGCGACTGATCTACCTTATGGTTGGATAGATAAATGTTATGATTTCTGCGATTATTTTTTAACAAGTATTGCTGAATATCAAAAACTTATTACGCGAAATCCTATTTTTTTAGAACGGGTTGAGGGCGTCGGTGTTGTTGATGTAAAAGAAGTTATTAATTGGGGTTTATCAGGACCGATGCTTCGGGCTTCCGGAATACAATGGGATCTACGTAAAGTGGATAATTATGAATGTTACGAAGAATTTCATTGGGAAGTTCAATGGCAAAAAGAAGGAGATTCATTAGCTCGTTATTTAGTTCGAATTGGTGAAATGATAGAATCCATAAAAATTATTCAACAGGCTTTGGAAGGACTTCCCGGCGGTCCATATGAAAATTTAGAAATCCGCTGCTTTGATAGAGAAAAAGAGCCAGAATGGAATGAGTTTGAGTATCGATTTATTAGTAAAAAATCGTCTCCGAGTTTTGAATTGCCAAAACAAGAACTTTATGTAAGAGTTGAAGCCCCCAAGGGAGAATTAGGGATTTTTCTAATAGGGGATCAAAATGGTTTTCCTTGGAGATGGAAAATTCATCCGCCCGGTTTTATAAATTTGCAAATTCTTCCTCAATTAGTTAAAAGAATGAAATTGGCCGATATTATGACAATACTAGGTAGCATAGATATTATTATGGGAGAAGTTGATCGTTGA